A genomic region of Vitreimonas flagellata contains the following coding sequences:
- a CDS encoding helix-turn-helix domain-containing protein codes for MLQPTPTDPQSATETVEGRAQRQTPVGPPPQLDPAWRAGRKLSEARRQRGWSLDEVADRIRIRREFLEALEDMNVKLLPGKAYALAFLRSYARELGIDEKAIIDQFQDESALTREDAQKQVRNPTSKPRRERPWMAAAGLVVVAALFVGWRALEQGGADQAAEAPTVGAPSVAATPASTGAITARVVEIRAVSEAWLEARGPDGTVFLSRTLQPGDVYRPDASPGWTLHARDGGAFELYVNGASAGLLGTAGMPVLGRSIDEIQPLAQAQLATPRS; via the coding sequence ATGCTCCAGCCAACGCCCACCGATCCGCAATCCGCGACCGAAACGGTCGAAGGCCGTGCGCAGCGCCAGACGCCAGTCGGGCCGCCGCCGCAGCTCGATCCGGCTTGGCGCGCAGGCCGCAAGCTTTCGGAAGCGCGCCGTCAACGTGGCTGGTCGCTGGACGAGGTCGCCGACCGCATCCGCATTCGTCGTGAATTCCTCGAGGCGCTCGAGGACATGAACGTCAAATTGCTGCCGGGCAAAGCCTATGCGCTGGCGTTCTTGCGCTCCTATGCGCGCGAACTCGGCATCGACGAAAAGGCCATTATTGACCAATTCCAGGACGAATCCGCGCTGACGCGCGAGGACGCCCAAAAGCAGGTCCGCAACCCGACATCGAAACCGCGCCGCGAACGCCCCTGGATGGCTGCTGCAGGCCTCGTCGTCGTCGCCGCGCTCTTCGTCGGTTGGCGCGCTCTGGAGCAGGGCGGCGCAGACCAGGCGGCGGAAGCGCCGACCGTTGGCGCACCGAGCGTCGCCGCCACGCCAGCCTCTACGGGCGCGATAACCGCCCGCGTGGTTGAAATTCGTGCGGTATCCGAGGCTTGGCTGGAAGCGCGCGGCCCGGACGGAACCGTGTTCCTTTCCCGAACCCTGCAGCCAGGCGACGTGTATCGTCCTGATGCAAGCCCAGGCTGGACGCTCCACGCCCGCGACGGCGGCGCCTTCGAGCTCTACGTAAACGGCGCGTCGGCCGGCCTGCTGGGAACCGCCGGCATGCCGGTGCTCGGCCGCTCGATCGATGAAATTCAGCCGTTGGCGCAGGCGCAATTGGCCACCCCGCGCAGCTAA
- the ispG gene encoding flavodoxin-dependent (E)-4-hydroxy-3-methylbut-2-enyl-diphosphate synthase, whose amino-acid sequence MDGAAGDLHHIRPWRRIERRRSRKIRVGSVEIGGDAPIAVQSMTNTLTSDAAATIDQIRQLEEAGADIVRVSCPDEDSTAAFAKIAREAKVPLVADIHFHYRRGIEAAAAGAACLRINPGNIGNAQRVKDVVQAAKDHGCSIRIGVNAGSLEQHLLEKYGEPCPEAMVESALYHAALLEEHDFREYKISVKASDVFLTVAAYQALAEATDAPLHLGVTEAGALRSGTVKSSVAMGSLLWAGIGDTIRVSLAADPVEEIKVGHDLLKSMGLRQRGVTIIACPSCARQGFNVIKTVDELEARLAHIAEPITLSIIGCVVNGPGEALMTDLGFTGGGKGAGMVYVAGKPDHKVDNVEMIDHIVGLVEDRAQTMRANAPAKD is encoded by the coding sequence ATGGACGGCGCAGCCGGCGACCTGCACCACATCCGCCCCTGGCGGCGGATCGAGCGCCGCCGCTCGCGCAAAATCCGCGTGGGTAGCGTTGAGATCGGCGGCGACGCCCCGATCGCGGTCCAGTCGATGACGAACACGCTGACCTCGGATGCGGCGGCGACGATCGATCAGATACGCCAACTTGAAGAAGCCGGCGCCGACATCGTCCGCGTCTCGTGCCCCGATGAAGATTCCACCGCCGCGTTCGCCAAGATCGCACGCGAAGCCAAAGTGCCGTTGGTCGCGGATATCCACTTCCACTATCGCCGGGGCATCGAAGCGGCTGCTGCTGGCGCTGCGTGCTTGCGTATCAATCCCGGCAATATCGGCAACGCCCAGCGCGTGAAGGACGTCGTGCAAGCCGCGAAAGATCACGGCTGTTCGATCCGCATCGGCGTGAACGCCGGCTCACTCGAACAACACCTCTTGGAAAAGTACGGCGAGCCGTGCCCGGAGGCGATGGTCGAAAGCGCGCTTTATCACGCCGCTCTGCTCGAAGAGCACGACTTCCGCGAGTACAAAATCAGCGTGAAAGCGTCGGACGTGTTTCTCACCGTCGCCGCGTATCAAGCGCTGGCCGAGGCCACGGATGCGCCGCTGCATCTCGGCGTCACTGAAGCGGGCGCATTGCGCAGCGGGACGGTGAAGTCTTCTGTCGCTATGGGCTCACTGCTCTGGGCCGGCATCGGCGACACGATCCGCGTCTCGCTCGCCGCTGATCCGGTGGAAGAGATCAAGGTCGGCCACGACCTGCTCAAATCCATGGGCCTGCGCCAGCGCGGCGTCACCATCATCGCGTGCCCTTCGTGCGCGCGTCAGGGCTTCAACGTCATCAAGACGGTGGACGAACTTGAGGCGCGTCTGGCGCATATCGCCGAGCCGATCACGCTCTCGATCATCGGCTGCGTCGTGAACGGGCCGGGCGAGGCGCTGATGACCGATCTCGGCTTCACCGGCGGCGGCAAGGGCGCCGGCATGGTCTATGTCGCCGGCAAGCCGGACCATAAGGTCGACAATGTCGAGATGATCGACCATATCGTTGGCTTGGTCGAAGATCGGGCCCAGACGATGCGCGCGAACGCGCCGGCGAAGGATTGA